Part of the Puntigrus tetrazona isolate hp1 chromosome 10, ASM1883169v1, whole genome shotgun sequence genome is shown below.
AGCACATGTATGTTGTGCTCAGATTGAATTATGGCCTGCAGTTGCACACAGGTTTCAGTTGCATCTTAAGACAGTAGGAGGAAGCTCTTAAAAAGTGATTTCCTCTTGTGTTTTTTATACAAATTGTGGACTGCTAATTTTAGACTTCAGTTTTGTGTGTTGAAGATATCCAGGTTGGAAAACTCCTCACAAATATGCaatctgaacagattttaaaacactAGCCATAATACAGTTTCAGCTTTGTATGGTTGAGCTCCACCAATGAAAATagtcacagaaaaaaagtcacagcaGAAAGAATCGCTGAGCATCTCGTTATTCCTGTTTTTGAACTGATCATTTGAAAGAATGTCAGTAATTTAGTCATATTTCATTCCTGATTTCATTCCTGAACAAATACACTCAGTGCATAATTCAATTTATGTATTGATGTAACTTGCAAGATACACTCACTGAATGCACTTTTGGATCAAATCTAAATTCAGTAAGTCAAATTTTAAGACCAAGTTGCAGCAAAATAGCTTCTAGGTTAAAGGAACAAGgcacattttttgaaaaaagagGCTAATTCTtcaactcccctagagttaaacagttaagttttatcattttctgAAACTATTCAGCCAATCTCCGGTTCTGGTGGTTGTATTTTTAGCTcaagcttagcatagatcattgaatatAATTAGACCAATAGCATCACGCTCATAAATAGCCAAAATTACACTGTGTACTAACACCAATGGAAAATAAATAGCAActaaactctcattctgacgtaATAATTAAGGAACTTTGCTGCAGCAGATGCAATGATATTACTCAGCGtctgaaaatagtccccagcaaTTTCAGGCAGTGCCTAAAATCATTACACCTGCTGCAACCATGGTCATCAAGGTAGCCTACATTTACCTACTCTTTCATGAGTACTGTGCATTTTTGCATACATCTTTTGTCACATACTGTTTTTCACCTACTATATAGAAAGTATGCAATTGTGGAAGAGGCTGCACCTACTTTAACCAATAGCAGTAAGCCAAgaagaaattttaaaagttatgaCGAGtcatatgcattattttttaagacACGTTTAAGTAGTTCATGCAACCAAACCCCATAACTAACAGTTGTTCTATCAATGTAGTTAAGGATATATACACAAATCTGAGATTGTGCTAATTCAGTGTTTATTGTACAAATTATCTAACAACAGCAGGGCTGCACGGGACTGGATGATGGTTACCCAGTGTTGAGTACAGCATCTCAGACTGCAGGTGATCATGGAGGACAGGCTCAGGTGTGGAACTCACTCCTATGGGAGACACAGACTGATGACATGCCCTTTCTGGAACAAGATAAAAGCAGATTTACTCAATGATGTAAGTAGATCACATCTGAGATGAAATTCTCCACCTTCCTCAGATCTGCTACAGGTTGTTTCGCGTATATAGggcttaatatatattatatatgcagcagcaatatttctaaaatgctCAGAGCACACGTCTGTGAATATACTGGCAGTAGAAGGTCTTGGTTCTTGCTCAGCAGCCACTGTATATTgcaacattttactgtatattaccATGCTAAACTCTCTGAGAAGTGTCTTGACAGAATTGAGGTTATTAAGGTTGACCAGTAAAACCAAGAACTGTTTCTAAGCGTGGGAGATTTTAGACTCACTCTAAGAGGGCTAAGAGAAgtttatatgcataaaaaaatgtaaccattGTTACCATAAAGTCAACATAAAGTTATCATCACCGTTATATGACTTATTACAGTCCTGCTTAtgcaaaaatgttgcttttctgtttcagaatgacatttacatttaaaattagcaGAAACACTAAGACTTACTGTTATGTATAAGTATGACTGGAACGATCAAAAAGACAGTCAACAGCACCGTCAACATGACTGACACTACTGTCACAGTCAGAGTTACACCTACAAGACAGAATTAttgtaaatacagtatatatcacaTTGAAATATGAAACACGTAGCAGCTCTAAACTTACCCCCACTTTCGTAACAGACAGAGCTTGATAAATTGGCCATAAGTGGTTTGTTCAAGAATGAGTGGTTTACCCAGCAGGAGTAGATTATATCATTGATGTTTCGTGGTGGCAGTATGAGGTACGATTTCTGACCAAAGGATCCATtgaatgatttgtttgtgtgtgagctgTTGAGGACTTCTCCGTCTCTGATCCACAACTGTTCAAGAGAATCGGGGTAAAAATGCACAGAGCACAGAATCATGGGAGACCCATCAGGCCTCTTCACACAGGACAGAGACAAGGTGGGACGCACTGTGAGGAAGGattaatacacaaaatgcaATACTTATCATTTACATCTCTCTAATATGATCTAtctgcaatgtttttttctgattataaagaaaatatttaccaATAACTTGAATTTTTTGCACTCCCAGATCCACTTGAGGTGGTTTTACAATCCTCTTCACAGTACAGGTGTATGTGCCGATATCCTTAATTTGAAGATTTAAGAGCTCAAATGTTATTTCCTTAGTTTCTGGAATCCATATGAACCTGCTGTGATCTTCACAATGTAGTTTCTTCCATGTATTCTCAAGTAAGAAATATGAACACAGTGTGTGATTTAACGTTTGCAGAACTGCTGTCATGCTTTCCGTGTCATTTGTTCGGTTGTAGTTGCATCTAATTTTGGCAGACTCTCCAAGATTGACAAATAAAGTCGTAGTGTAATTCACCGCCGCG
Proteins encoded:
- the LOC122352533 gene encoding uncharacterized protein LOC122352533, yielding MCFFLICCGWMLVSSVFAFGNAAVNYTTTLFVNLGESAKIRCNYNRTNDTESMTAVLQTLNHTLCSYFLLENTWKKLHCEDHSRFIWIPETKEITFELLNLQIKDIGTYTCTVKRIVKPPQVDLGVQKIQVIVRPTLSLSCVKRPDGSPMILCSVHFYPDSLEQLWIRDGEVLNSSHTNKSFNGSFGQKSYLILPPRNINDIIYSCWVNHSFLNKPLMANLSSSVCYESGGVTLTVTVVSVMLTVLLTVFLIVPVILIHNKRACHQSVSPIGVSSTPEPVLHDHLQSEMLYSTLATSKQRHFFICIKIDHQVSARDIRGCSFRNMKW